A region of Vitis riparia cultivar Riparia Gloire de Montpellier isolate 1030 chromosome 1, EGFV_Vit.rip_1.0, whole genome shotgun sequence DNA encodes the following proteins:
- the LOC117908152 gene encoding 2-phytyl-1,4-beta-naphthoquinone methyltransferase, chloroplastic-like yields MASLHFLLRPSSNPNLLALPSRSRPVQCANERQALFSRIAPVYDNLNDFLSLGQHRIWKRMAVSWSGAKRGDDVLDLCCGSGDLAFLLSERVGSDGKVIGFDFSREQLSVASSRQHLLSKACYKNIEWIEGDATKLPFSDCSFDAITMGYGLRNVLDKGKAMQEMFRVLKPGSRVSILDFNKNTKPFITSIQEWMIDNVVVPVATGYGLADEYAYLKSSVQEFLTGKELEKLALEMGFSNAKHYEIGGGIMGNLVAKR; encoded by the exons ATGGCTTCACTTCACTTCCTTCTTCGCCCATCCTCCAATCCCAATCTTCTCGCTTTACCCTCCAGATCTCGACCGGTTCAATGTGCTAACGAACGCCAGGCGCTGTTTAGCCGCATTGCTCCTGTTTACGATAAT CTGAATGATTTCTTGAGTTTGGGGCAGCACCGGATATGGAAAAGAATGGCGGTATCATGGAGCGG GGCCAAGAGGGGAGACGATGTGTTGGATTTGTGTTGTGGAAGTGGGGATTTGGCATTTCTACTATCAGAAAGAGTTGGGTCTGATGGCAAG GTGATAGGTTTTGATTTCTCAAGGGAGCAATTATCAGTTGCTTCATCCCGACAGCACTTGCTCTCAAAAGCCTGCTACAAGAACATTGA GTGGATTGAGGGCGATGCAACTAAGTTACCTTTTTCTGATTGTTCTTTTGATGCCATTACCATGGGTTATGGGCTACGAAATGTGTTAGATAAAGGCAAGGCCATGCAAGAGATGTTTCGAGTCTTGAAACCAG GGTCAAGGGTATCCATCCTCGATTTCAATAAAAACACTAAACCATTTATTACATCAATTCAG GAATGGATGATTGATAATGTAGTTGTTCCTGTTGCAACTGGTTATGGCCTTGCTGATGagtatgcatatttgaaaagcTCAGTTCAGGAATTCTTAACAG GGAAGGAGTTGGAGAAGCTTGCTTTAGAAATGGGATTTTCCAATGCCAAACATTATGAGATTGGTGGAGGCATCATGGGGAACTTAGTAGCCAAACGGTAG
- the LOC117907865 gene encoding cysteine-rich receptor-like protein kinase 2, with product MKMKQANPSAPSPSPSLLFLFIITLSVIELSAGDPRSRMIQITCANQPEHNSTIFVPNFVAMMENISNQVRTSGFGVAISGSGPDANYGLAQCYGDLSLLDCVLCYAEARTVLPQCFPYNGGRIYLDGCFMRAQNYSFIEEYTGPSDYALCGNETRKNPTFQESARQAIKQAVADAPNNNGYARSKVIVPGIANESAYVLADCWRTLNASSCRACLENASSSILGCLPWSEGRALNTGCFMRYSDTDFLNKEPDNGSSRGTVIIIVVPTVSAVIVLLVLGAIGVYIWKQRKIQKKRRGSNDAIKLVKTLHDSSLNFKYATLEKATGSFDNENKLGQGGFGTVYKGVLTDGREIAVKRLFFNNRHRAADFYNEVNIISSVEHKNLVRLLGCSCSGPESLLVYEYLPNKSLDRFIFDTNRGKALNWEKRCEIIIGTAEGLAYLHENSTNRIIHRDIKASNILLDSKMRAKIADFGLARSFQEDKSHITTAIAGTLGYMAPEYLAHGQLTEKVDVYSFGVLLLEIVTGRQNNRSKTSEYSDSIVTIAWKHFQLGTLEELFDPNLMLHNYHNGNIKNEVLRVMQIALLCTQEAPSLRPSMSKALQMLTKKDEHLPTPTNPPFIDERTMELNEACVNPSYPLNAGISGSVANISHSSFYPR from the exons atgaagatgaagcaAGCCAACCCATCAGCCCCTTCCCCTTccccttctcttctcttcctttttatcaTAACTCTATCGGTGATAGAACTATCCGCCGGGGACCCCAGATCACGAATGATCCAAATCACGTGTGCGAACCAGCCAGAGCACAATTCAACCATCTTCGTCCCCAATTTTGTGGCTATGATGGAAAATATCAGTAACCAAGTGCGCACTTCTGGTTTTGGCGTGGCTATTTCTGGCTCAGGACCTGATGCTAACTACGGTCTTGCCCAATGCTATGGAGATCTGTCTTTGCTTGATTGTGTATTATGCTATGCGGAGGCGCGAACAGTTCTTCCCCAGTGCTTTCCTTACAATGGGGGTCGCATTTACCTTGATGGTTGCTTTATGCGAGCTCAAAATTACAGCTTCATTGAGGAGTATACAGGGCCAAGTGACTATGCTTTGTGTGGAAACGAAACCCGAAAGAACCCCACGTTCCAGGAGTCTGCAAGGCAGGCTATAAAGCAAGCAGTTGCTGATGCACCAAACAATAATGGTTATGCAAGGAGTAAGGTGATAGTGCCGGGAATAGCAAATGAGTCGGCCTATGTGCTGGCTGATTGCTGGAGGACTTTGAATGCAAGCTCATGTAGGGCATGTCTGGAGAATGCATCGTCATCGATATTGGGATGCTTGCCTTGGTCTGAAGGGCGGGCACTGAACACAGGGTGCTTCATGAGGTACTCAGATACAGATTTCCTCAACAAGGAACCAGATAATGGAAGTTCAAGAG GGActgtaataataatagtagtaccTACTGTAAGTGCTGTGATTGTTCTTCTAGTACTGGGAGCGATTGGAGTTTATATCTGGAAGCAAAGAAAGATccaaaagaaaaggagag GTTCCAACGATGCTATAAAATTAGTTAAGACCCTCCATGACAGTAGCTTGAACTTCAAATATGCTACACTTGAGAAGGCCACAGGATCTTTTGACAATGAGAACAAGCTTGGACAAGGAGGATTTGGGACTGTTTATAAG GGAGTTCTGACTGATGGAAGAGAGATTGCTGTGAAGAGGCTTTTCTTTAACAACAGACACAGAGCAGCAGATTTCTATAATGAAGTTAACATAATAAGCAGTGTTGAGCACAAAAATCTAGTCAGGCTGTTGGGATGCAGTTGCTCAGGGCCTGAAAGCCTTCTCGTCTATGAATATCTGCCAAATAAGAGTCTTGATCGCTTCATCTTCG ATACAAACAGAGGTAAAGCACTGAACTGGGAAAAGAGATGTGAGATAATCATTGGGACAGCAGAAGGTCTGGCCTACCTTCATGAAAATTCGACGAACAGAATTATCCACAGAGATATAAAAGCCAGTAATATCTTGTTGGATTCGAAGATGCGTGCTAAAATAGCTGATTTTGGGCTGGCCAGGTCTTTCCAAGAAGATAAGAGTCATATAACCACTGCCATTGCAGGAACACT AGGATATATGGCTCCAGAGTACCTGGCCCATGGCCAGTTAACAGAAAAGGTAGATGTCTACAGCTTTGGTGTGCTCTTGTTAGAGATTGTCACAGGAAGGCAGAACAACAGGAGCAAAACTTCAGAATACTCGGACAGCATAGTCACTATC GCATGGAAGCATTTCCAGCTAGGGACCTTGGAGGAACTTTTTGATCCGAATTTAATGTTGCATAACTACCACAATGGCAACATTAAGAACGAAGTTTTGAGAGTGATGCAGATAGCACTTCTTTGCACCCAAGAGGCTCCATCATTACGACCATCAATGTCAAAGGCACTACAGATGCTGACAAAGAAGGATGAACATCTTCCAACACCCACTAATCCCCCATTTATAGATGAAAGGACCATGGAACTTAATGAGGCATGTGTGAACCCATCTTACCCCCTCAATGCTGGCATTTCTGGTTCAGTTGCCAATATCTCCCACAGTTCTTTCTACCCCAGATGA
- the LOC117907954 gene encoding cysteine-rich receptor-like protein kinase 2 yields MKMKQANPSAPSPSLLFFFIITLSVIELSAGDPRSRTIQMTCGNQREHNSTIFVINFVAMMENISNQMRTSGFGVAVLGSAPDATYGLAQCYGDLSLLDCVLCYAEARTVLPQCFPFTTGRIYLDGCFMRAQNYSFIEEYTGPSDHALCGNETQKNSTFQESARQAIKQAVADAPNNNGYARSKVIVPGTANESAYVLANCWRTLNAISCRACLENASSSILGCLPWSEGRALNTGCFMRYSDTDFLNKEPDNGSSRGTIIIIVSAVSAVIVLLVGGAIGVYIWKQRKIQKKRRGSNDAIKLVKTLHDSSLNFKYATLEKATGSFDNANKLGQGGFGTVYKGVLADGREIAVKRLFFNNRHRAADFYNEVNIISSVEHKNLVRLLGCSCSGPESLLIYEFLPNKSLDRFIFDTNRGKALNWEKRCEIISGTAEGLVYLHENSKIRIIHRDIKASNILLDSKMRAKIADFGLARSFQEDKSHISTAIAGTLGYMAPEYLAHGQLTEKADVYSFGVLLLEIVTGRQNNRSKTAEYSDSLVTIAWKHFQLGTLEELFDPNLMLHNHDNGNIKNEVLRVMQIGLLCTQEVPSLRPSMSKALQMLTKKDEHLPTPTSPPFIDERTMELNEACENPSYPLNAAISGSDASISHSSFYPR; encoded by the exons atgaagatgaagcaAGCCAACCCATCAGCCCCTTccccttctcttctcttcttttttatcaTAACTCTATCGGTGATAGAACTATCCGCCGGAGACCCCAGATCACGAACGATCCAAATGACGTGCGGGAACCAGCGTGAGCACAATTCAACCATCTTCGTCATCAACTTTGTGGCTATGATggaaaatatcagtaatcaaATGCGCACTTCTGGTTTTGGCGTGGCTGTTCTTGGCTCTGCACCTGATGCTACCTATGGTCTTGCCCAATGCTATGGAGATCTGTCTTTGCTTGATTGTGTATTATGCTACGCTGAGGCGCGAACAGTTCTTCCCCAGTGCTTTCCTTTCACTACGGGTCGCATTTACCTTGATGGTTGCTTTATGCGAGCTCAAAATTACAGCTTCATTGAGGAGTATACAGGACCAAGTGACCATGCCTTGTGTGGAAACGAAACCCAAAAGAACTCCACGTTCCAGGAGTCTGCAAGGCAGGCTATAAAGCAAGCAGTTGCTGATGCACCAAACAATAATGGGTATGCAAGGAGTAAGGTGATAGTGCCGGGAACAGCAAATGAGTCGGCCTATGTGCTGGCTAATTGCTGGAGGACTTTGAATGCAATATCATGTAGGGCGTGTCTGGAGAATGCATCGTCATCGATATTGGGATGCTTGCCTTGGTCTGAAGGGCGGGCACTGAACACAGGGTGCTTCATGAGGTACTCAGATACAGATTTCCTCAACAAAGAACCAGATAATGGAAGTTCAAGAG GgaccataataataatagtatctGCTGTAAGTGCTGTGATTGTTCTTCTAGTAGGGGGAGCGATTGGAGTTTATATCTGGAAGCAAAGAAAGATccaaaagaaaaggagag GTTCCAACGATGCTATAAAATTAGTTAAGACCCTCCATGACAGTAGCTTGAACTTCAAATATGCTACACTTGAGAAGGCCACAGGATCTTTTGACAATGCCAACAAGCTTGGACAAGGAGGATTTGGAACTGTTTATAAG GGAGTTCTGGCTGATGGAAGAGAGATTGCTGTGAAGAGGCTTTTCTTTAACAACAGACACAGAGCAGCAGATTTCTATAATGAAGTTAACATAATAAGCAGTGTTGAGCACAAAAATCTAGTCAGGCTGTTGGGATGCAGTTGCTCAGGGCCTGAAAGCCTTCTCATCTATGAATTTCTGCCAAATAAGAGTCTTGATCGCTTCATCTTCG ATACAAACAGAGGTAAAGCACTGAACTGGGAAAAGAGATGTGAGATAATCTCTGGGACAGCAGAAGGTCTGGTCTACCTTCATGAAAATTCGAAGATCAGAATTATCCACAGAGATATAAAAGCCAGTAATATTTTGTTGGATTCAAAGATGCGTGCTAAAATAGCTGATTTTGGGCTGGCCAGGTCTTTCCAAGAAGATAAGAGTCACATAAGCACTGCTATTGCAGGAACACT AGGATATATGGCTCCAGAGTACCTGGCCCATGGCCAGTTAACAGAAAAGGCAGATGTCTACAGCTTTGGTGTCCTCTTGTTGGAGATTGTCACAGGGAGGCAGAACAACAGGAGCAAAACTGCAGAATACTCAGATAGCCTAGTCACCATC GCATGGAAGCATTTCCAGCTAGGGACCTTGGAGGAACTTTTTGATCCAAATTTAATGCTGCATAACCACGACAATGGCAACATTAAGAATGAAGTTTTGAGAGTGATGCAGATAGGACTTCTTTGCACCCAAGAGGTTCCATCATTACGACCATCAATGTCAAAGGCCCTGCAGATGCTGACAAAGAAGGATGAACATCTTCCTACGCCCACTAGTCCCCCATTTATAGATGAAAGGACCATGGAACTTAATGAGGCATGTGAGAACCCATCTTACCCCCTCAATGCTGCCATTTCTGGTTCAGATGCCAGTATCTCCCACAGTTCTTTCTACCCCAGATGA